Part of the Candidatus Methylomirabilota bacterium genome, AAGGCCGCGGCGGGAATCCGCCAGCGCGAGGAACCGTGGAGAGCGATGACCCAGCCGGCCGCCAGCAATCCCGCATGGCTCCACCCACTCGCCGCGGCGTGACCCAGCCCTCGCCCGCCGCCGGTCAGCGTGTCCGCCGCGAGGGATATCGCGATTCCCATGGCGGAGATGAGCGCCACCTCGAGAAGTGGCCTGCCCAGGGCCGGGTGGGCGCGCGCCGCCGGATCAAACGGCGCGGTCAGCAGGCGCATCGACGATCAGGTCCAGGAAGAGCGCGGTCAATCGAGGCTCGAGGGTCAGTCCCGCGTCATCTTGCATGACCTGGACGGCCTCTTCCCGTAAGAGCCGGCGGCGATACGGGCGCTCCGAGGTCAGCGCATCGTACACGTCTGCAATGGCGACGATGCGCGCGCCTATGGGGATGCAATCTCCCGCCAGCCCGTCTGGATAGCCGCTGCCATCGTGGCGCTCGTGGTGGTGGCGAACGATGAGCGCGGCATCGGCGAAGAACTCGAGCGGCGCCACGATCTGGGCGCCCGTGAGCGGGTGTCGTCGCATGGCGATCCACTCCTCGGCCGTGAGGGGGCCGCGCTTGCGCAGGATGTGCTCGGGCACCCCGATCTTGCCCAGGTCATGGAGCAGCCCGGCTTCCCCAATGATCCTGACTTCGGGCCCCCCGAGGCCGGCGGCCAGGGCCAGGCGCCGCGCCAGCTCCGCCACGCGCTCGGAGTGGCCACGCGTGTACTCGTCCTTGGCCTCGAGGGCATTGGCGAGGCCGAGAAGGCTCTGGAGCACGGAGCGCTGGACCTGCCGATGGCTCCTTCTGAGATCCACGGCATAGGCGAGGGCCTGCTGATAGGCGGCCCTCAGCTTGTCGTGCGCGCGGGTTGTCTCTTCCTCGCGGGCGCGAGAAACCTCGTAGAGCGCGCGGAGGTCCCGCGCGTACGCGAGGGCCTGGGCCAGCGCTACATCGGCCGCCATGATCGCGTGTCGGGCACGAGGGCCTCGACGAGAGCCAGCAGGGCCAGCGGTGAGAACGGCTTGGTCAGATACTCGTCGGCGCCGGCGGCGCGCCCGCGCGCGCGATCGGCCTCCCGCCCGGCGGCGGTGAGCATGACGATGGGAATGCGCGCGAGGGCCGGCTCGCTCCTGAGCTGCCGGCAGACCTCGAAGCCGTCGAGGCGGGGCATGTGCACGTCGAGCAAAACGAGGTCGGGAATGGTCCGCCTGGCCACCACGAGCGCTTCCGCGCCATCAGAGGCCTCGACCACGCGGACATCGGCATCTTCGAGCGTGAAGCGCACCAAATCCACGATGGGCGGCTCGTCGTCTACCACCAGGATGGTCGTCATGGCGCGCTGGTGTTGCCAGCGCCGTGCCAGACGAGAAACCGCGGTGTGACGAGGGGTTACGGCAGGATGGGGACGGGCGGTGCCCGGCCGGCTGGGCTATCGCGCCAACCAGGTGCCGCGCGGACCGGGCAGCCGGCTACTGTGAGTGGGCGCGGCCGAGGACCAGGAGCCGGGTCAGTGCGCGGGCCAGCGCGTCCAGTGCCCGCGCGAAATCGATCTCCTCGGACTCTCCCGTCGGGCTCCTGCCCTGGAGCCGCATCTCGGCGCGCCGGCGAGCACGCTCGGCCCGGTCTCGGTCGATCTCTTCCGGGCGCTCGGCGTGCTCGGCCAGGATGATGACGCGCTCGGCGCGCACCTCGGCGAAGCCTCCGGCCACCGCCAGATATTCCTGCCGCTGGCCCACGCGATACATCACCTCGCCGGGAGCCAGGGTCGTGAGAAAGGCGGCATGGCCAGGCAGGACACCGAAGTAGCCCTCGACCCCAGGGGCCACCACTTCCTCGGCCTCGGTGCTCACGAGCATGCGTGTCGGGGTCGCCAGCTCGAAGCGCATCAGATCAGCCCTCGCGTTCTACTCAGCACTCGCCTCGCCGCTCTCGTCGCCTGCGGCTCCTCGGCAGCGTCTCAGCTCGAACATCTATTCAGCCCTCGGCTCGCGCCGGCGGCTCTTGCTTCACTCGGCATTACTTGGTCTCGGACATCTTGCGGGCTTTCTCCCGCGCCTCATCGATGCCCCCGACCATATAGAAGGCCTGCTCTGGCATGTCGTCGCAGAGCCCCTCCACGATCTCCTTGAAGCCCTGGATCGTATCGGCAAGCTTGACGTAACGGCCCGGAGTGCCTGTGAAGGTCTCGGCCACGTGGAAGGGCTGGGAGAGGAAGCGCTGGAGCTTCCGCGCCCGGGCGACGGTGAGCTTGTCCTCGTCGGAGAGCTCCTCCATCCCGAGGATGGCGATGATGTCCTGAAGATCCTTGTAACGCTGGAGGATCAACTGCACGGCCCGGGCGGTCGCGTAGTGCTCCTGACCCAGGATGATCGGATCGAGGATTCGCGAGGTGGAGGCGAGCGGATCGACGGCCGGGTAGATGCCGAGCTCGGTGAGAGCCCGCGACAGAACCGTCGTCGCGTCGAGGTGGGCGAAAGCCGTGGCGGGCGCGGGATCGGTGAAGTCGTCGGCCGGCACATAGATGGCCTGCACGGAGGTGATCGAGCCCTTCTTGGTCGAGGTGATCCGCTCCTGAAGCGCGCCCATCTCGGTGCCCAGCGTCGGCTGGTAGCCGACGGCCGAGGGCATGCGCCCGAGGAGGGCCGAGACCTCCGAGCCCGCCTGGGTGAACCGGAAGATATTGTCGATGAAGAGCAGCACGTCCTGCCCTTCCTCATCGCGGAAGTACTCGGCGGCCGTCACCCCGGTCAGCCCAACGCGGAGACGCGAGCCGGGCGGCTCGGTCATCTGGCCGAAGATGAGCGCCGTCTTGTCGATGACACCCGACTCCTTCATCTCGTGGTACAGGTCATTGCCCTCGCGCGTGCGCTCCCCTACCCCGGCGAAGACCGAGATGCCCCCGTGCTGCTTGGCAATATTGTTGATGAGCTCCTGGATGAGCACGGTCTTGCCCACACCCGCGCCCCCGAAGAGGCCCGTCTTGCCGCCTCTGGTATAAGGCTCGAGAAGGTCCACGACCTTGATGCCGGTCTCGAACATCTCGACCTTGGTCGACTGCTGCTCGAAGGACGGCGCCGGCCGGTGGATGGGAAGGGTCTTGGTGGCCTTGAGCGGTCCCGCCTTGTCCACCGCCTCGCCCGTGATGTTGAGAATGCGGCCGAGCGTCTCCTTGCCCACGGGGATCGTGATCGGCTGGCCCGTGTCGTTGACCGGCATGCCACGTGTGAGCCCGTCGGTGGCCGCCATGGCCACGGTTCGCACGCGGCTCTCTCCCAGGTGCTGGGCGACCTCGAGCACGAGCTTGGCCGAATAGGCGAAGACATCGGTGCTGCCCGCATTGGGCACCTCGAGGGCGTTGTAGATCGCGGGCAGCTTGCCCATCTCGAACTCAACGTCGACCACGGGGCCGATGACCTGAACAACCTTGCCTTGGCTCATCTCGAGGTTCCTTTCTCCAATAATTATGCTTCGACGGCCTGGCGGAGGGCTTCTGCGCCGCCGACAATATCCAGGAGCTCCTTGGTGATGCGCTCCTGGCGGGCCTTGTTGTACTGAATGGTCAGCAGATTGATCATTTCTCGCGCGTTCTTCGAGGCGGCTTCCATCGCCGTCATGCGCGCGCCGTACTCGCCCGCCGCGGACTCCATGAGGGCGCGGTAGACCTGGGTGGTCACGTGACGCGGCAGGAGCGAGGCGAGGATGGCCTCGGGGCCGGGCTCGTAGAGGTACTCCTCCTGCGGCCCCGCATCGCCCTCGGGGGCGCCTTCGGCCTCGATGGGTAGGAGCTGCTCCCGCACCGGCCGCTGCACGGCAACCGAGCGGAACTCGTTGTACATGAGGTGGACCTCGTCCACCTCCTCCGCCAGGTGGGAGGCGATCAGCTCATTCGAGAGCTCCTGGGCGTGAGAGTAGGCCAGCCGGTCGAAGAAGCCCAGCATCTCTGACTTGACCGTGAAGTGGCGCCGGCGATAGAAATCGCGGGCCTTCTTGCCTACGACCACCAGGGTCACCGAGGTCTCCCCCGCCCCGCGAAGGAAGCGAAGCGACTCGCGGAGGATGTTCGAGTTGAAGGCCCCACAGAGTCCTTTGTCCGCCGTGATGATCACGAGGCGCTTGCGCCCCGTCTCGCGCCTGGCCAGCAGCGGATGCGTCTCATCACCGGTATGCCCGACGAGGCCTCCGAGGAGCTCGCGCATCTTGGTCGCGTACGGCCGCGCCGCGATGATCCGTTCCTGCGCGCGTCGGAATTTGGAGGCGGCCACGAGCTTCATGGCTTTGGTGATCTTCTGGGTCGACTGGACGGACCGGATCCGTCGCTGGATGTCCCGGAGCGTCGCCATGCGTCGGGGTCCTAGGCCGCCTTGATGCCCCGCGAGGCCATGAACTCCGCCTTGGCCTCCCCGATCGTCTTGGTCAGTGCGTCACGGAGCTCGTCGGTCAGCTCCTTCTTGTTCGCGATCTCTGGCAGGAGCTGAGGATGCTTGCGCTCCAGGTGCGGATACAGGAATTCCTCGAACGCCCGCACCTGATCCACGGGCAGGTCATCGAGCAGCCCCTGCCCGCCCGCAAAGATGATGGTGATCTGCCTCTCCACCGTGAGAGGCACGTACTGGCCCTGCTTGAGCAGCTCGACCATGCGCTGGCCGCGGGCCAGCTGCTGGAGCGTCGCCTTGTCGAGGTCGGAGCCGAACTGCACGAACGCCGCCAGCTCGCGGTACTGGGCGAGGTCGAGCCGGAGCTTGCCGGCGATCTGACGCATGGCCTTGATCTGCGCCGATCCGCCGACGCGCGAGACGGAGAGACCCACGTTCACGGCGGGCCGGATGCCCGAGTAAAAGAGATCCGACTCGAGATAGATCTGGCCGTCGGTGATCGAGATGACATTGGTCGGAATGTAGGCCGACACGTCGCCCAGCTGCGTCTCGATGATAGGCAGCGCGGTGAGGGAGCCCCCGCCCAGCTCGTCATTGAGCTTGGCGGCCCGCTCGAGAAGCCGCGAGTGGAGATAGAAGACGTCGCCCGGGTAGGCCTCGCGACCCGGCGGCCGGCGCAGGAGCAGCGACATCTGCCGATACGCCGCGGCGTGCTTGGAGAGGTCGTCGTAGATGCAGAGGGCATGGCGGCCCGAGTCGCGGAAGAACTCCGCCATGGCGCAGCCGGCATAGGGCGCCAGGTACTGCAGGGCCGCTGGCTCCGAGGCCGAGGCGATCACGACCGTCGTATACGCCATGGCCCCCGTGTCCTCGAGGACCTTCACGACCTGGGCGACGGTGGAGCGCTTCTGGCCGATGGCGACGTAGAAGCAGTAGACCCCCTGGCCTTTCTGGTTGATGATCGTGTCCACGCCGATAGCCGTCTTGCCCGTGCCGCGGTCGCCGATGATGAGCTCGCGCTGGCCGCGCCCGATCGGAATCATGGCGTCGATGGCCTTGAGTCCCGTCTGGAGCGGCTCCTTGACGGAGCGCCGGTCCACCACGCCGGGGGCGTAGCGCTCGAGGGGGCGGAACTCGCTGGAGGCGATCGGCCCCTTCCCGTCTACCGGCTGGCCGAGCGCGTCGACGACGCGACCGGTCAGCGCCTCGCCCACGGGGACCTGGGCAATGCGCTTGGTGCGCGTGACCTGATCGCCTTCCTTGATGAGAGTGTCCGGGCCGAGCAGCACGGCCCCGACATTGTCCTCCTCGAGATTGAGCACGAGACCGTAGACGTCGCCCGGAAACTGCAAGAGCTCGCCGGCCATGGCGCCTTCGAGGCCATAGATGCGGGCGATGCCATCGCCCACCTCGAGGACCCGGCCCGCTTCCTGGAGGTCGACCGCGGCCTCGTAGCCCTGCAGCTGCCTCTTGATGATCTCGCTGATCTCTTCCGCCTTGATCATGCCTATCCCCTCACCAGCCGCTCGCGCAGGCGCGCGAGCTGCCCGTCGAGACTGCCGTCGAGAATGAGACTGCCGACCTGGGCGACGAAGCCGCCCAGGAGATTCGTGTCCGTGATCTCCTCGAGGATCACCTGCTTGCCCACCGCGGCGTTCAGGCGGTTGGTCAGCTGGCTCTTCTCACCTTCGGTCAACGGGATGCTGGTGCGCACCTGGGCGCGGACGCGGCCCAGGTCTGCATCGATCAGACCGCGGTAGGCGGCCACGATGGCGGCCAGGTGGTCGATGCGTCCTCTTTCCGCCAGAAGTCCCGCGAACTTCTTGACGAGGGGCCCAGAGCCCGCCCTGCCCGCCAGCTCTTCCGCCACCGCCCGTCGCTCCACCGGCTTGATCCAGGGCCGCGCGAGAACCTCTTGGGCCTCGCCACTCGCTCCGAGAACCTGCACGAGAGCTTCGAGCTCGCGGCCCGCGGCCTCCCCTGCTCCAGCCTCGACGGCGGCGCCATGAAGCGCCTTCGCATACCGTCGGGCCGTGCCTTCCTGCGCGCGCATGTCGCCTAGTTCTTCTGGCCCATCCGGCCGATAGCATCGTCGACGATGCGGCGATGGTCCGCGTCGTTGAGGCTCTTCTTGATCAAGCGCTCCGCGGCGGAGATCGCGAGATCGGCAACCTCCTGGCGAAGCTCCTGGCGCGCCCGGCGGACGTCCTGGTCCATCTCCTGGCGCGCGCTCGTCACCAGCCGTGCGGCCTCGGCCTTGGCGGCCTCGACCAGGCGTCGCTGCTCGTCGGCGGCGTCCTTGAGGGCTTCGGCGCGGATCTGCTGGGCCTCGGCATGCGCGGCCTGGATCTTGGCGAGATGCTCCTCGCGCTCCTTCTGGGCCTGGGCGCGCGCCGCCTGAGCCTCGTCGAGCGATTTCTGGATGGCCTGGCTGCGCTCGTCCATCTTGGCGAGGAGCGGCTTGTAGAGAAGCTTGCTCAGGAGAAACAGGAGGAGAAGGAAATTGAAGGCCTGGATGAGCAGCGACCAGTCGAGGCTGATCAGACCCCCCTCGCTGGCGAAGGCCGCGGTCGGGGCGCAAGTGGCCAGGAAGACAATGAGGGCAAGGGCACGGCGCATCGTGAGTTCTCCGGCTATAATACGTTGTGAAATAAGGAACAACCTTTAGACGTGTATCACGCCTACGGGAAAACTGTCAAGCGGCTTAAGCCCGCCGGCCGGAAATGACTCCCCCGCCCACCACGAGGTCGCCGTCGTAGAAAACGACCGACTGCCCTGGGGCCGGCGCCCGCTGGGGTGTCTCGAAGCGCACCTCGACTCGCCCGTTCTCCAGTGGCCAAACGGTCGCCCGCGCGGGCTCGTGACGATGACGAATCTGCGCGGTCACGGCCAGCGCCCCCTCCAGCCGCTCAATGGCGATCCAGTTTGTCTGCTCGGCGACCAAGGTCTCCGCGTCGACGTCGCGGGCGTCTCCGACCACTACCGCGTTCTTCGCGGGGTCGAGCGCCGTGACATAGAGGGTGTGGCCCAGAGCGAGGCCGAGCCCACGCCGCTGGCCCACCGTATAGTTCGCCAGGCCCTCGTGCTCGCCCACGACCTCGCCGGTCGCGTCCATGATGGGTCCGCGGCGGAAGGCGCCGGGAATGCGCGTGCGCAGGAAGCTGCGATAGTCGTCGTCGGGGATGAAGCAGATCTCCTGGCTCTCGGGCTTCTCGGCGGTGACGAGCCCGAGCGTTCGCGCCTTGTCACGCACCTCGGGTTTGGTCAGCGCTCCCACGGGAAAACGGGCGGCGCCGAGCTGAGCCTGGCTGAGCGGCCACAGGAAATCGGACTGGTCCTTTCGGGCGTCCGCGCCCCGCCAGAGGAGGAAGCGATCGGTGCGCGGGTCGCGGGTGATGCGCGCGTAGTGGCCCGTCGCCACGGCCGCCGCATCCCACGCTCGCGCGCGGTGCAGCAGCGTGCCGAACTTGATCTCGCGATTGCAGACGGTGCACGGCACCGGCGTACGTCCAGCTTCGTACTCGCGGGCGAAGTCGGCGATGACGGTTTGCTCGAACTCTTGCGCGCTATTGAGCAGGTAGTAGGGGATACCGAGCCGCCGCGCGACCTGGCGGGCATCGTCCACCGTGGCAGGCGAGCAGCAGCTGCCGAAGCGCGTGGCCGCATCATCGCTCTCCCGCCAGGGCCAGACGCGCAGGGTGACACCCACGACGTCGAAGCCCTGCTCGACGAGCAGCGCGGCGGCGACAGAGGAGTCGACCCCACCGGAGAGACCTACGACGATGCGCTCGGCCATTCGATCAGTCTACGCGACTAGGGGCGCCGGCCGCTGATGAGCTCGGCCAGGCGCTCGAGGTCCTCGGCCGACGTGTACACGATCTCGATGCGCCCGGCGCGCTCCGTGCCGACGAGGCGTACGCGCGTCGAGAGCGCTTCCCGCAGCGAGTCCTCGAGCGCGGTCAGCTCGGCCGAGCGGCGAGGGAGCCGCCGCGTCCCGAGCCGCCGCTTGTGCTGCACACCTTCCTCGGTGGCCCGCACGGACCAGGAATGGGCGAGGATCTCGTCTCGAAGCTTGAGCTGCTCGGCTCGGGAGGTGAGGGACAGCAGCGCGCGGGCATGCCCCATGGTCAGCCGTCCGCTCCGAAGATCCGCCTGAATCGCTTCTGGCAGCCTCAGGAGACGCAGACAGTTGGCGACCGTGCTGCGATCGCGCCCGACGCGCTGAGCAAGCTGCTCCTGTGTCCACGCAAAGTCGGTCAGAAGCCGCTGGTAGGCCTCGGCCTCTTCCATCGGATTCAGGTCCTCGCGCAGGAGGTTCTCGACGAGAGCCAGCTCCAGGGTCTCTGCATCTGTCGTCTCGCGGACGACAGCCGGAACGTGAGATAGCCCAGCCATCTTGGCCGCCCGCCAGCGCCGCTCCCCAACTATGAGCTGATATTTCTCGCCTGCCCGGCGAACCACGATGGGCTGAAGAACTCCCGACCTCCTGAGAGACTCGGCCAAATCGCGTAAACTATCATCAGCAAAGGCTTTTCTGGGCTGATTTGGGTTTGCGGCTATGGCCTCGATGGGCAGATCCTGGATCTTGCCTGATGCATCCTGGCTCGAAGGGTAGGGAGAGGAAGCGAGCAGTGCTCCCAACCCGCGGCCAAGCCCATGCTTAGGATTCATGTGCGAGAACCTCCTTGGCGAGTTCGAGGTACGCCACCGATCCGGGGGAGCGAAGATCGTAGAACATGATAGGGCGCCCGTGACTGGGCGCTTCCGAAATGCGGACATTGCGGGGAATCAGCGTGCGCAAGACCTGGCCGCCGAGGTGGCCCTGCACCTCGGACTTGACCTGCGTCGCCAGGCTGGTCCTGCCATCGAACATCGTCAGCACGATGCCTTCCACTTCGAGTGATGGATTGAGGCGCTCGCGGACGAGCGCGATCGTCCTGAGGATGTGTGCCAGACCTTCAAGGGAATAGTACTCACACTGAAGAGGAACCAGCGCCCGGTCCGCCGCGGTCAATGCATTGAGAGTCAAGAGACCGAGCGAAGGGGGACAATCGATGATTATGTAGTCATAGCGATCACGAATCGTGACCAACACATCTCGAAGCCTGCTCTCTCGATTCTCCGTGGCAACCAGCTCAATCTCTGCACCGACCAGATCAATATCCGCAGGGATCAGCGCGAGATTCGGTATGCCCGTCTCTCGCACGGCATCCTCAATTGAACCTTCCTCGAGCAGGACGTGGTAGATCGTGCGGGTGAGACCTGACTTCTCCAGGCCGATACCTGTCGTGGCATTGCCTTGGGGATCGAGGTCGATAAGGAGCGTCTTGCGATCAGCCAGCGCTATGGCAGAGGCGAGATTCACGGCTGTGGTGGTCTTACCAACTCCACCCTTCTGGTTGGCCACCGCAATCACTCGGCCCAATATTACCCCTATGTTCCACGTGAAACATCACTGGCCAGTTCCACGTGGAACAATAAACGACAAGGACCCCCGGCATCAAGAAGGCTTTTTGGCGAGGGCAAAAAGCCGCGAAATACCAAGAGTTTCGTACGAGATACTCCTCCATTCGACACCGGGCAGAGGACTCTCCAGGCGGGAGCGGGCCATCTCTGGTGGCCCAGAGGCGATGAGCACGCCGCCAGGCCTCAAGTAGTTCATGGCGACGGGCACCAGGTCTCCGAGCCTTCCCACGGCACGGCAAAGAGCCACATCGAATTCGCCCACTAAATCAGGGTATTGAGTGGTGACATCCTCGGCTCTCCCATGACGCACGGCCACGTCGACGAGGTCGATCTCTCGAACGAGAGTGCGCAAGAATGAGATGGGTTTCCGTTTGGACTCGACGAGGGTAAGGGCGAGCGAGGGGTCAACAATGCGAAGCGGAATCCCGGGAATCCCTGCTCCTGTGCCGATATCTACGACGCGAAGTGTCGCATGCTGGGGCATCACTGATCGGAAGAGCAATGAGTCGAGAAAAAGACTCTTGCCAATGCTGGCAACTGTCTGGAGACCGGTCAGGTTATGGGTTCGATTCCAGAAGAGGAGAAGGTCGGCATACCGCTCGAAACCCATGCGCTCCTGATCGCTGGCGCGTCTCTGGAGCAGAGCTGGAAACGCGTCGAAGAGCGGTCCGAGGCTTCCGCCGCGCGCTCGGGGCACGGCCGACCTGCTCAGGCCTTCTTGGCGGCCCGGCCGGTCGGGCGCTGGCTCGAGCTTCCGCGCTCCATGTAAAGCTGCTGGGCGATCTGGAGCACATTGGACAGGGTCCAATACAGCACCAGGCCGGAAGGCAGATTGAGAAACATGAAGGTGAAGACGACGGGCATGAGCATCATCATCTTGGCTTGCCGCGGATCGCCCATGGTCGGCGTCATCTTCTGCTGAATCAGCATCGAGATGCCCATCAGGATCGGCAGCACATATGTGGGATCCTGCGCGGCCAGATCGCAGATCCAGAGGTTCATGCCGAACAATCGTCCGAAGCAGATGAAGGGCGCATTTTGCATCTCCACGGAGACCGAGAGCGCCACGTAGAGAGCGTAGAAGACGGGGATCTGCACGATCATCGGCAGGCAGCCGCCGAGCGGATTGACCCGTTGTTCGCGATAGAGCTCCATCGTCTCGCGCTGGACTCGCTGCGGATCGCTCTTGTGCTTGGAGCGGAGAGCATTGATCTGCGGCTGCAGCGCCTGCATGGCCTTCATGGAACGCATGCTCTTGAGGGTGAGCGGAAAGAACACCACCTTGGTCAGGACGGTCAGAAGAATGATGGCCACACCGTAGTTGTGCGTGTAGCGATAGAACCAGCTGAGGAGCCAGAGAATGGGCACGGCGATCCATTCCATGGGGAGGCCGCCGTACTCTAGCGGCGCCGGGAAACCCCCGAAATAGACAGACTTTTCGAGCCCCACCCGGAGCGCCTTCAGCCTCTCGTATTCCTTGGGCCCCACATAGACCAGGACTCGCCCCTCCCAGGATTCCCCCGGCCCAAGGTTCGGCAGTGCGGTACGCAGCGCCACCTGCACCACGTCATTGCCCTTGGCTTCGGCGAGACGGAATCCGGGACTGCGTGGCACGAGGGCCGAGAGGTACCACTCGCTCTCGAGTCCTATCCAAAGGCCCTCGCCGACGAGATCGGAGGTCTTGGCCAGCTCCTCTCGACGCGCGCTTCCGTTCACGGATCGCACCACGCGCGTCGGGTGTTGGCCCTGAAATTTCTCGGTGATCTCCTTGGGCCACGTCACGGGCGCCATCCAGCCCAGGACGAGCTCAGCGGTCTGCGGGATCCGACTGCGATTCTCGACGCGGATCTCGCGGTCGAACTGATAGCCGTCGGCCCGAAAGCGAAGCGTCTGGGTGATCCTGAGGCCGAAGCCGTCCTCTCCCACGAGGGTCATCTCGCCCGTGGCGGCGCCACCGAGCTCGATGCTGTCCGATGACAACGAAAAGTCGACGACGCGCGGGGGCTGCCCTTGGCGCTCGACGGTGACCCCGCGCGGACCGAGCCGGCCGGGAATGATCATGGGCTTTTCGCCCCGATAGAGGAGATCCCAAGCGGTGAGATCCCCACCGTGGCTCCCAACCGCCGCGCGGTACAGCGGTCCGATGACCCGAGCCGTACGCTCGGGTACCGAGGGCGCCGCTTGCGCGACGGGGGGCGTCACCGGGCCGGCCTGAGGAGCCGCCGGCTGGGGCGTTCCTTTGGGCGCCGGCGCCTCCGACTTCTGAGCGGGCGGGGGAGGAGTCTCAGGCGAGTGGACAAATAGCGTCTGGTACACAATCAACAGCCCGGCCATGAGCAGGGCCGCGATGATCGCGCGCTTCTCCATTAGTCTCGGCGTTCCTCTCTCGGGCGAGTGAGCGCGCGCGGCGGCGGATCATAGCCGCCCGCATGGAAAGGATGACAGCGGCTGAGTCTCCGGATGGCAAGCCAGCCTCCGCGGGTCAGCCCATGCTCGGCGAGAGCCTGTCGCGCGTACTCTGAGCAACTGGGCTCGAAGCGACAGGCGGCGGGCAGGAGCGGCCGCAATACGAGCTGATAGCCACGCACGGCGGCGAGGGCGAGCCTGGCGCCCCAGCTCATGGCCGGGTCACCGCCGCCAAGGCCTGCGTTATCTCTCGCGCGATTTCACCGGTCTCCACGACGAGCGTCGAAGCGCGAGCGACGAAGACCAGATCGAGTTTCCCCGGTCGCGTCTCCAGCCGGCGATACGCCTCGCGGAGCCGGCGCTTGGCTCGGTTGCGGCTCACCGCGCCACGAATCTGGCGGCTCGCCGCAAAGGCCGCGCGCGTCTCACCCGAGCCCGGGCGCCAGAGCAGCACGAAGGCTCGCCGCTCTTCACGGCGGCCGTGCTGGAAGACCGACTGGATATCGTTGGAATGTCGGAGACGGGCGTCCCGGGAGAGCCCTTGCGCCCGGACGGCGGCCTTCACGCCAGCGCGGCTAGACGCTGAGCCGCTTGCGTCCTTTCGCGCGCCGCCGTTTGAGGACCTTGCGCCCACCTTTGGTCTTCATGCGGGCACGGA contains:
- the atpD gene encoding F0F1 ATP synthase subunit beta, with translation MSQGKVVQVIGPVVDVEFEMGKLPAIYNALEVPNAGSTDVFAYSAKLVLEVAQHLGESRVRTVAMAATDGLTRGMPVNDTGQPITIPVGKETLGRILNITGEAVDKAGPLKATKTLPIHRPAPSFEQQSTKVEMFETGIKVVDLLEPYTRGGKTGLFGGAGVGKTVLIQELINNIAKQHGGISVFAGVGERTREGNDLYHEMKESGVIDKTALIFGQMTEPPGSRLRVGLTGVTAAEYFRDEEGQDVLLFIDNIFRFTQAGSEVSALLGRMPSAVGYQPTLGTEMGALQERITSTKKGSITSVQAIYVPADDFTDPAPATAFAHLDATTVLSRALTELGIYPAVDPLASTSRILDPIILGQEHYATARAVQLILQRYKDLQDIIAILGMEELSDEDKLTVARARKLQRFLSQPFHVAETFTGTPGRYVKLADTIQGFKEIVEGLCDDMPEQAFYMVGGIDEAREKARKMSETK
- the atpG gene encoding ATP synthase F1 subunit gamma; its protein translation is MATLRDIQRRIRSVQSTQKITKAMKLVAASKFRRAQERIIAARPYATKMRELLGGLVGHTGDETHPLLARRETGRKRLVIITADKGLCGAFNSNILRESLRFLRGAGETSVTLVVVGKKARDFYRRRHFTVKSEMLGFFDRLAYSHAQELSNELIASHLAEEVDEVHLMYNEFRSVAVQRPVREQLLPIEAEGAPEGDAGPQEEYLYEPGPEAILASLLPRHVTTQVYRALMESAAGEYGARMTAMEAASKNAREMINLLTIQYNKARQERITKELLDIVGGAEALRQAVEA
- a CDS encoding HD-GYP domain-containing protein; this encodes MAADVALAQALAYARDLRALYEVSRAREEETTRAHDKLRAAYQQALAYAVDLRRSHRQVQRSVLQSLLGLANALEAKDEYTRGHSERVAELARRLALAAGLGGPEVRIIGEAGLLHDLGKIGVPEHILRKRGPLTAEEWIAMRRHPLTGAQIVAPLEFFADAALIVRHHHERHDGSGYPDGLAGDCIPIGARIVAIADVYDALTSERPYRRRLLREEAVQVMQDDAGLTLEPRLTALFLDLIVDAPADRAV
- a CDS encoding F0F1 ATP synthase subunit epsilon, encoding MRFELATPTRMLVSTEAEEVVAPGVEGYFGVLPGHAAFLTTLAPGEVMYRVGQRQEYLAVAGGFAEVRAERVIILAEHAERPEEIDRDRAERARRRAEMRLQGRSPTGESEEIDFARALDALARALTRLLVLGRAHSQ
- the mnmA gene encoding tRNA 2-thiouridine(34) synthase MnmA, translated to MAERIVVGLSGGVDSSVAAALLVEQGFDVVGVTLRVWPWRESDDAATRFGSCCSPATVDDARQVARRLGIPYYLLNSAQEFEQTVIADFAREYEAGRTPVPCTVCNREIKFGTLLHRARAWDAAAVATGHYARITRDPRTDRFLLWRGADARKDQSDFLWPLSQAQLGAARFPVGALTKPEVRDKARTLGLVTAEKPESQEICFIPDDDYRSFLRTRIPGAFRRGPIMDATGEVVGEHEGLANYTVGQRRGLGLALGHTLYVTALDPAKNAVVVGDARDVDAETLVAEQTNWIAIERLEGALAVTAQIRHRHEPARATVWPLENGRVEVRFETPQRAPAPGQSVVFYDGDLVVGGGVISGRRA
- the atpA gene encoding F0F1 ATP synthase subunit alpha codes for the protein MIKAEEISEIIKRQLQGYEAAVDLQEAGRVLEVGDGIARIYGLEGAMAGELLQFPGDVYGLVLNLEEDNVGAVLLGPDTLIKEGDQVTRTKRIAQVPVGEALTGRVVDALGQPVDGKGPIASSEFRPLERYAPGVVDRRSVKEPLQTGLKAIDAMIPIGRGQRELIIGDRGTGKTAIGVDTIINQKGQGVYCFYVAIGQKRSTVAQVVKVLEDTGAMAYTTVVIASASEPAALQYLAPYAGCAMAEFFRDSGRHALCIYDDLSKHAAAYRQMSLLLRRPPGREAYPGDVFYLHSRLLERAAKLNDELGGGSLTALPIIETQLGDVSAYIPTNVISITDGQIYLESDLFYSGIRPAVNVGLSVSRVGGSAQIKAMRQIAGKLRLDLAQYRELAAFVQFGSDLDKATLQQLARGQRMVELLKQGQYVPLTVERQITIIFAGGQGLLDDLPVDQVRAFEEFLYPHLERKHPQLLPEIANKKELTDELRDALTKTIGEAKAEFMASRGIKAA
- the atpF gene encoding F0F1 ATP synthase subunit B encodes the protein MRRALALIVFLATCAPTAAFASEGGLISLDWSLLIQAFNFLLLLFLLSKLLYKPLLAKMDERSQAIQKSLDEAQAARAQAQKEREEHLAKIQAAHAEAQQIRAEALKDAADEQRRLVEAAKAEAARLVTSARQEMDQDVRRARQELRQEVADLAISAAERLIKKSLNDADHRRIVDDAIGRMGQKN
- a CDS encoding response regulator; translated protein: MTTILVVDDEPPIVDLVRFTLEDADVRVVEASDGAEALVVARRTIPDLVLLDVHMPRLDGFEVCRQLRSEPALARIPIVMLTAAGREADRARGRAAGADEYLTKPFSPLALLALVEALVPDTRSWRPM
- the atpH gene encoding ATP synthase F1 subunit delta, producing the protein MRAQEGTARRYAKALHGAAVEAGAGEAAGRELEALVQVLGASGEAQEVLARPWIKPVERRAVAEELAGRAGSGPLVKKFAGLLAERGRIDHLAAIVAAYRGLIDADLGRVRAQVRTSIPLTEGEKSQLTNRLNAAVGKQVILEEITDTNLLGGFVAQVGSLILDGSLDGQLARLRERLVRG